A stretch of DNA from Desulfonatronovibrio hydrogenovorans DSM 9292:
AGCGTATCGGCCTTCTTCATGAAGGGCATCAAGCATACGAGTTCATGACCATCGCTCAGACTGAAAAATTCTTCCGAGGGTTTTACCCTGACTGGAATCCTGACATCTTTTATTCTCTGATCAAAAAAATGGGACTTTCCCAAAAGCACAAAGTTGGCAATATGTCCTGCGGCCAACGCTCTCAGGTGGTGCTTGGAGTAATCATGGCCCAAAATCCGGACCTGTTGATTCTTGACGACTACTCCATGGGCCTTGATGCCGGATACAGAAGGCTCTTTCTTGACGTGCTTCACGATTTTGCGGCCCTAGAGGGCAAGACCATATTCGTGACCAGTCATATTGTTCAGGATCTTGAACAGCTGGTGGACACCATTTTTTTTCTGGACCAGGGCAGGATAACCAGGGCTGGGCTTAAGGAATTTCTCACTTCCTTTAAAAAATACGTCTTTCATTCGAATTCAAGTACAGCCCCTCATGAAGATGAAGTCATCAAGGGAGTTGAGCGAAGAGGGGACCGGTTTACTGTTTATTCATTCCGCAACCAGGATACTGTCACTGAGCATCTGTCCAGGCAAGGGGTGAAGGTCAGGGAACTGTATAGAGCTGACATGACCCTGGAAGACGGGTTCATCGGACTGATGGGGAAGTACTGACATGATTTCATCAATCCTGCTCAAGGAATGGCTTAAATTGAAATATTTTTTTACCGGAGTTCTGGTGCTTAACATTGGCGTCTGCCTGAAAATCTATTTCGATATCCGGGGGTTGATCCAGTCTGAGCACCCTGAAATGATCTGGTATGAGGCTATTCACCTGCACAATATTTTTTTCAAGGATATCATGTTTTTTCCCCTGGTAACAGGACTGGTCCTGGCCGCAGCCCAGCTTGTACCAGAAATCAGCCGGCGCAGAATGCGCATATCCCTGCATT
This window harbors:
- a CDS encoding ABC transporter ATP-binding protein, translated to MNAIEVHNLSHQYNCKTVYRDLTFSVPQGSICGLLGKNGQGKTTLVNILMGFLKPSAGRCLVLGENSHSLSPDVRKRIGLLHEGHQAYEFMTIAQTEKFFRGFYPDWNPDIFYSLIKKMGLSQKHKVGNMSCGQRSQVVLGVIMAQNPDLLILDDYSMGLDAGYRRLFLDVLHDFAALEGKTIFVTSHIVQDLEQLVDTIFFLDQGRITRAGLKEFLTSFKKYVFHSNSSTAPHEDEVIKGVERRGDRFTVYSFRNQDTVTEHLSRQGVKVRELYRADMTLEDGFIGLMGKY